Sequence from the Verrucomicrobiia bacterium genome:
GATGTCGGTAATGCGGACCGTGGTGCCAACTACCGTAACGGTGGGTGTCCCAAAATGGCCAGACAATGAAATATTGCTGGCATTAATATTGGTGTAGTTGGGGAAGTTAATGAGGACCCACTCAGAAGGCGTGACTTGTTGTGCATCGATTGGCAGGACAAAGTAGATATCGTGCGTGATATTCGAGACGTTCGGCGCATTGGTGCCTACGAAGTCGCGCACTAAGTCCAAGCCGCTTACCGCATAGGTAGGTGCAGGATGCGCAAAAAGACTGAACAGTCCGAGTAGGACCGATACGAACAGAGCAGCGAATTTGCTGGCATGTACCCTCATTTGCCCCTCTTTCATGCGCAGCCTAGTCTCTGGTGAGATTATTGATCAGCCGTTTGACGGCTTTACGCTTTGTGATGAGCAGGTAGATGGCGAGGATTACGCCAACAAGGACTACGAGGAGATAGAGAGGAAAGACAATGAACGAAGTGCTTCCTGCGAGTGCCTGCTTGCCTTGTCCATAGTTGACTACAAGGGAGGCGGTATACTGGCCAACCAAGTTCTTGGTGTCCCAGTTTGCGGTCACAACGCGTGAGGCATCGGGGAGGATGTTGGTAGGGGTGATAACAATTTCTTTCACCTTCTTACCAAAGATATTGGTGATCACGATGGTGCCAGTAGGGGCAACGTGTACATTACCTTCGTTCTTATACCGCATGTGAAGGTCTACAGGTCCGTACTGCTGGAATGAGTTCTCGGTGCGGAATGACTCTAGAGAAAGCTTTTCAGTAATGTTTCCACTGACACGGAGCAGGATAAGCGAACCGACACGGGAGTCCACAGAGGCGGCTCCTGGGGCTGCGGTTCCGGCACGTTTTACAAGGACGCTTCCGTAGTGTCCACCTGCCTCACTGTTGCGAGGAATACGGATTGTGTAAGAGATGACACGCTCTTGGGCTGGGGGAACAGTGAACTTGCTTGGTTCAAAAGTGACCCATCGCGCCAGGGAGAATGTCTCGTTAGAGGTGCTGGGGTCTACAAACCCAACGCTTCCTTCGTCACCTTGGGCAACAAAGTCTTCGACTTCGACTTGGTACGTTACCTCGGTGTCGCTGTCGTTCTTGATCTTGATCTTCTCGGAGATTACATCTCCAGGGTTTCCGAACAATTCAAAGCGAGGAGGCGATACAGTGATACTGTCTGCGCTGGCTGGTTGGGGAAAGAGACCAAAGGCTATAGCTACCAGTATTGCTGTAGCAATCTTCTTGAAGGTCTTGCGCATACAGGCGGGCATAAAGGGATTGCTTAAATTCACTCTATTATCAGCAGAAAATTAGGAAGCTGCAAGCCGATGGGTATAACATCTAACTTCTGTAGTCAACATGAAATTCTCCCAAACGGAACGGCGCGGCTTCGCTAACAGCTTCATTCAGCCTAATAAAGAACTGCAAATTTCCTTCTGAGTTAGGTTGGTATGAGGAAATATTAAACTCTTGTTCAAACCAAAACCACGTACCATCTTTTGTTGGTGGAAGGTAGGAAACAAGGATTGCGCTTTGGTCATCCAGTGTTTTTGCTTCAGTAAGCGGGACATAGGTTCCGGCGGGTAGGGCAAAGGCTTTCACCGCCGCCACGTCTGCGACCACCTTATTTGGTTGGGAGGCTAGGTAGGTCTGAATACTGGAGCTTGCCACTTCGTCCTTAGTAAAGAGGCTGGCATCCGGCGCTTTATTTGAGAGGCGGGACCAGGGGATATCCTTAAGGAGGGGATGAGTGATAGTGGCAATCTCCTGGCGCTCGTTCCCGGCATCAATAAGAAGGGTGGCTTGGGTACCTTCGGGGGCTTGATAGGCAAACGTCACCCTTGTCTTCTGCCGGTTCTCTTGGGGTTTGACATTAATGTTTACCTCAGAGGTGCGGATGTCTTGGTGGGGGATCCGGTTGATTTCTTTTTCTTCAGCACTCTGGAACGCCAGGCGCGGGCCGGGACATCCTACCAAGGCGTGGCGCAGGACAGGGCAGGATTGCGGTACCCAGGAAAGAATCACCAAAAGGGCGAGGAAAACTCCTCCTCCCATGACGATTATCCTGTCTATCTGCTTC
This genomic interval carries:
- a CDS encoding DUF916 domain-containing protein yields the protein MRKTFKKIATAILVAIAFGLFPQPASADSITVSPPRFELFGNPGDVISEKIKIKNDSDTEVTYQVEVEDFVAQGDEGSVGFVDPSTSNETFSLARWVTFEPSKFTVPPAQERVISYTIRIPRNSEAGGHYGSVLVKRAGTAAPGAASVDSRVGSLILLRVSGNITEKLSLESFRTENSFQQYGPVDLHMRYKNEGNVHVAPTGTIVITNIFGKKVKEIVITPTNILPDASRVVTANWDTKNLVGQYTASLVVNYGQGKQALAGSTSFIVFPLYLLVVLVGVILAIYLLITKRKAVKRLINNLTRD